From Amycolatopsis sp. YIM 10, the proteins below share one genomic window:
- a CDS encoding DUF2203 domain-containing protein, producing the protein MGLFTVPEARAELEQLKPCIEELITLRADAAELAASLTPEGTATPLGGLPELKAAQARLDELMSTIQQTGAELKGFAPLLIDFPADLDGVPVLLCWLEGDEGLTWYHRADLGFAGRRRLDA; encoded by the coding sequence ATGGGACTGTTCACGGTGCCGGAGGCGCGGGCGGAACTCGAGCAGCTGAAGCCGTGCATCGAGGAGTTGATCACCCTGCGCGCCGACGCGGCGGAGCTGGCCGCGTCGCTCACCCCGGAGGGCACCGCGACCCCGCTCGGCGGCCTGCCCGAACTGAAGGCGGCGCAGGCACGGCTGGACGAGCTGATGAGCACCATCCAGCAGACCGGCGCCGAGCTGAAGGGCTTCGCGCCGCTGCTGATCGACTTCCCGGCCGACCTGGACGGCGTGCCGGTCCTCCTGTGCTGGCTCGAAGGTGACGAGGGCCTGACCTGGTACCACCGCGCGGACCTCGGCTTCGCCGGCCGCCGACGGCTGGACGCGTAG
- a CDS encoding HhH-GPD-type base excision DNA repair protein, whose product MTRTLHLTGDAAADELLSADPLALLTGMLLDQQVAMEVAFIGPKKIADRLGADRLDAAKIAEHDPEEFAALCATPPAVHRFPGSMAKRIQALCQFIVEHYDGDTAAIWSEGAPTGKEVLKRLKALPGYGDQKARIFLALLGKQRDVQPEGWREAAGAYGEEGSRRSIADVTSPETLAEVRAFKKATKAAGKKTG is encoded by the coding sequence ATGACGCGCACCCTGCACCTCACCGGCGACGCGGCGGCGGACGAGCTGCTGTCCGCCGATCCGCTGGCCCTGCTCACCGGGATGCTGCTGGACCAGCAGGTGGCGATGGAGGTCGCCTTCATCGGGCCGAAGAAGATCGCCGACCGTCTCGGCGCCGACCGGCTCGACGCGGCGAAGATCGCCGAGCACGACCCGGAGGAGTTCGCCGCGCTCTGCGCCACGCCGCCCGCCGTGCACCGGTTCCCGGGGTCGATGGCCAAGCGGATCCAGGCGCTGTGCCAGTTCATCGTCGAGCACTACGACGGCGACACCGCGGCGATCTGGTCCGAAGGCGCCCCGACCGGCAAGGAAGTCCTGAAGCGGCTCAAGGCACTGCCCGGTTACGGCGACCAGAAGGCACGCATCTTCCTTGCGCTTCTCGGCAAGCAGCGCGATGTGCAACCGGAAGGTTGGCGCGAGGCCGCCGGAGCCTACGGCGAAGAGGGCTCGCGCCGCTCGATCGCGGACGTCACCAGCCCCGAAACCCTGGCCGAGGTGCGCGCGTTCAAGAAGGCCACCAAAGCCGCGGGCAAGAAAACGGGCTGA
- a CDS encoding MBL fold metallo-hydrolase: MSPGNLDVRWHPGHPVPKFDTAPPLQVHAYDERTLILRQNKALNYEAPFLFLLSGDERSLLLDTGATADPAYFPLRATVDDLIGDRELVVAHTHGHGDHVAADGQFADRPRTTVVGRELADVAEFFGFRDWPEDVRQFDLGGRVLDLIPGPGHQDAAVVFHDRETGILFTGDTLYPGRLYVFDLPAYTATIDRLIGFCGQKQVTHVLGCHIEMTAEPGVDYPIGTTYQPDEPPLQLTPGHLRDLRAALAKVDGGHGIHVFDEFIVHHHAVHRHR; this comes from the coding sequence GTGAGCCCCGGGAATCTCGACGTCCGCTGGCACCCCGGCCACCCGGTGCCGAAGTTCGACACCGCGCCACCGCTGCAGGTGCACGCCTACGACGAGCGAACGCTGATCCTCCGCCAGAACAAGGCGCTGAACTACGAGGCGCCGTTCCTGTTCCTGCTCTCCGGTGACGAGCGGTCGCTGCTGCTGGACACCGGCGCCACCGCCGACCCGGCGTACTTCCCGTTGCGCGCCACCGTCGACGACCTCATCGGTGATCGCGAACTCGTGGTCGCGCACACGCACGGTCACGGTGACCACGTCGCCGCCGACGGGCAGTTCGCCGACCGGCCGCGGACCACCGTCGTCGGGCGCGAGCTGGCCGACGTGGCCGAGTTCTTCGGCTTCCGCGACTGGCCGGAGGACGTCCGGCAGTTCGATCTCGGCGGCCGCGTGCTGGACCTGATCCCCGGGCCGGGGCACCAGGACGCCGCCGTGGTCTTCCACGACCGGGAGACCGGGATCCTGTTCACCGGCGACACCCTGTACCCCGGCCGGTTGTACGTCTTCGACCTGCCCGCCTACACCGCGACGATCGACCGCCTGATCGGCTTCTGCGGGCAGAAGCAGGTGACGCACGTGCTCGGGTGCCACATCGAGATGACCGCGGAGCCGGGGGTCGACTACCCGATCGGGACGACCTATCAGCCGGACGAGCCACCGCTGCAGCTCACTCCCGGTCACCTGCGGGACCTGCGCGCGGCACTGGCGAAGGTGGACGGCGGGCACGGCATCCACGTGTTCGACGAGTTCATCGTCCACCACCACGCGGTGCACCGGCACCGGTGA
- a CDS encoding HhH-GPD-type base excision DNA repair protein, protein MTRKLRLTGDAAADKLLSDDPFALLTGMLLDQQIAMEIAFIGPRKIADRMDGFSVTKIAEADLEEFVELCVRKPAIHRYGGSMARRVHALAQHVVENYGGKTDGIWKKGKPDGKEVLKRLKALPGFGDQKARIFLALLGKQRGVQPEGWREAAGAYGEEGSHRSIADVTSPESLAEVRAFKKATKAAAKQ, encoded by the coding sequence ATGACGCGCAAACTTCGCCTCACCGGGGACGCCGCGGCGGACAAGCTGCTCTCCGACGACCCGTTCGCCCTGCTCACCGGGATGTTGCTGGACCAGCAGATCGCCATGGAGATCGCGTTCATCGGCCCGCGCAAGATCGCGGACCGGATGGACGGCTTCAGCGTCACGAAGATCGCCGAGGCCGATCTGGAGGAGTTCGTCGAGTTGTGCGTGCGGAAACCGGCGATCCACCGCTACGGCGGTTCGATGGCGCGCCGGGTGCACGCGCTGGCGCAGCACGTCGTCGAGAACTACGGCGGCAAGACCGACGGGATCTGGAAGAAGGGCAAGCCGGACGGCAAGGAGGTGCTGAAGCGGCTGAAGGCGCTGCCGGGGTTCGGTGACCAGAAGGCGCGCATCTTCCTGGCGCTGCTCGGAAAACAGCGCGGCGTACAGCCCGAAGGCTGGCGTGAGGCCGCCGGAGCCTACGGCGAAGAGGGCTCGCACCGGTCGATCGCGGACGTCACCAGCCCCGAGTCGCTGGCCGAGGTGCGCGCGTTCAAAAAGGCCACCAAAGCCGCGGCGAAGCAGTGA
- a CDS encoding spermidine synthase, translating to MTEVLAEVEGVCGQLVLRQAGADFEVIANGVFLMDTRNGESERLLVSVAADLVPGRARLLIGGLGVGYSLRAALDHAGVGEIFVVEREPAVIEWNRTGPLRAVHGDALADPRVTVVEADLVRWLRKTEETFDALCLDIDNGPKWTVTAGNASLYSAAGLDDLAARLRPGGVLAVWSAEASDEFTARLRDRFNEVRVLEIPVPRGEPDVVWIARV from the coding sequence GTGACCGAGGTGCTCGCGGAAGTCGAGGGAGTCTGCGGTCAGCTCGTGCTGCGCCAGGCGGGTGCGGACTTCGAGGTGATCGCCAACGGGGTGTTCCTGATGGACACCCGCAACGGGGAGTCGGAGCGGCTGCTGGTTTCGGTGGCCGCGGACCTGGTGCCGGGGCGGGCGCGCCTGCTGATCGGCGGGCTGGGCGTCGGCTATTCACTGCGGGCGGCGCTGGATCACGCCGGGGTGGGCGAGATCTTCGTGGTGGAGCGGGAACCGGCGGTGATCGAGTGGAATCGCACGGGGCCGCTGCGCGCGGTCCACGGTGACGCGCTCGCCGACCCGCGGGTCACCGTGGTCGAGGCCGATCTGGTGCGGTGGCTGCGGAAGACCGAGGAAACCTTCGACGCGCTGTGCCTGGACATCGACAACGGTCCGAAGTGGACGGTCACGGCGGGCAACGCGTCGCTCTACAGCGCGGCCGGGCTGGATGATCTCGCCGCCCGCCTGCGCCCCGGCGGGGTGCTCGCGGTGTGGAGCGCCGAAGCCAGCGACGAGTTCACCGCGCGCCTGCGGGACCGGTTCAACGAGGTGCGGGTGCTCGAAATCCCGGTCCCCAGGGGCGAACCCGACGTGGTCTGGATCGCGCGCGTCTGA
- a CDS encoding TrmH family RNA methyltransferase has product MSPAIRVRTPGELRASRRRRAHRCWGHLLAAPLWPLHGANLGTLLRTCDAVGACLAVPRFPWVPEALRRGNTLRQPACVHWVNDPLGWLAREREAGSAVVGVELADESIRLADLPAARGRTIVVLGHEQHGVPPDALDLLDSVVEIPMVGTGSSLNVAVAGSLVLYKLAGLV; this is encoded by the coding sequence ATGAGCCCGGCGATCCGGGTGCGCACTCCCGGAGAACTGCGGGCTTCCCGCCGGCGCCGCGCGCACCGGTGCTGGGGACATCTGCTGGCCGCGCCGCTCTGGCCGTTGCACGGCGCGAATCTGGGCACGTTGTTGAGAACCTGCGACGCCGTGGGCGCCTGCCTCGCGGTGCCGCGATTCCCGTGGGTTCCCGAGGCCTTGCGTCGCGGGAACACGTTACGGCAGCCCGCTTGTGTGCACTGGGTGAACGATCCGCTCGGCTGGCTGGCGCGCGAACGCGAGGCGGGCAGCGCGGTCGTCGGCGTCGAACTGGCCGACGAGTCCATCCGGCTGGCCGACCTGCCCGCCGCCCGCGGTCGGACGATCGTCGTGCTGGGGCACGAACAGCACGGCGTGCCACCGGACGCGCTGGATCTGCTGGACAGCGTGGTGGAGATCCCGATGGTGGGCACGGGAAGCAGCCTCAACGTGGCGGTGGCCGGGAGCCTGGTGCTCTACAAGCTGGCCGGATTGGTGTGA
- a CDS encoding MFS transporter, whose product MPDSSRRTYVLALGAFSVGTSAYVVAGLLPALVSALHVSTAAAAQLVTAFAIAYAVGAPLLSALTSQWERRTLLVAALAVTAAGNLLAALVTGYPLLFGARIVTAIGAAVYTPVASAVAAELTPPERRGRAVAMVFGGLTVATILGVPLGSLMSQHGGYRLVFALVGVVALAGAVAVRLMLPSVAPQPPVPILTRFTVAKDPRVLALLAATALGCLGAFTVYTFITPLLAETAGVHGTLVSLLLFAYGAGGVLGNSVGGRITDRWGSRRPLIAVMSAMTLTLAVMPFTATSVAGAAVTLFVWGLSTWSVNPPIQHRLIEVAGPSAGLALSLNASAIYLGVGLAGVAGGVVTRFGGPPLLPSVAAVLTVCAGSIAMLAWRRRAVVAPPVPAAVG is encoded by the coding sequence ATGCCGGACTCCTCCCGTCGGACCTACGTACTGGCGCTGGGCGCCTTTTCGGTCGGGACCAGCGCATACGTGGTCGCCGGGCTGCTGCCCGCGCTGGTCAGCGCGCTCCACGTGTCCACCGCGGCGGCCGCTCAGCTGGTCACCGCCTTCGCCATCGCCTACGCGGTCGGCGCGCCGCTGCTGTCCGCGCTGACCAGTCAGTGGGAACGCCGGACGCTGCTGGTCGCCGCGCTCGCGGTGACCGCGGCCGGGAACCTGCTGGCCGCGCTGGTGACCGGCTACCCGCTGCTGTTCGGCGCGCGGATCGTCACCGCGATCGGGGCCGCCGTGTACACACCGGTGGCCAGTGCCGTCGCGGCGGAACTGACCCCGCCGGAACGCCGCGGCCGGGCGGTCGCGATGGTGTTCGGCGGCCTCACCGTGGCCACCATTCTCGGCGTGCCGCTGGGCAGCCTGATGTCGCAGCACGGTGGGTACCGGCTGGTGTTCGCGCTGGTCGGCGTGGTGGCGCTGGCCGGAGCGGTGGCCGTGCGGTTGATGCTGCCCTCGGTCGCGCCGCAGCCGCCGGTGCCGATCCTGACGCGGTTCACCGTGGCGAAGGACCCGCGGGTGCTGGCCCTGCTCGCCGCGACCGCGCTCGGCTGCCTCGGCGCGTTCACCGTCTACACCTTCATCACGCCGCTGCTCGCGGAGACCGCCGGGGTGCACGGCACGCTGGTCAGCCTGCTGCTGTTCGCGTACGGCGCGGGTGGCGTGCTCGGCAACTCGGTGGGCGGGCGGATCACCGACCGCTGGGGTTCGCGGCGGCCGCTGATCGCCGTGATGAGCGCGATGACGCTCACACTGGCGGTGATGCCGTTCACCGCGACGTCGGTGGCAGGCGCGGCGGTGACGTTGTTCGTCTGGGGCCTGTCCACCTGGTCGGTGAACCCGCCGATCCAGCACCGGCTGATCGAGGTGGCCGGGCCGTCGGCGGGGCTGGCGCTGTCGCTGAACGCGTCGGCGATCTATCTCGGGGTCGGGCTGGCCGGTGTCGCGGGCGGCGTGGTGACCCGGTTCGGCGGGCCGCCGCTGCTGCCGTCGGTCGCCGCCGTGCTGACCGTGTGCGCCGGTTCGATCGCGATGCTGGCGTGGCGGCGTCGTGCCGTGGTCGCCCCGCCGGTGCCCGCCGCTGTGGGATGA
- a CDS encoding helix-turn-helix transcriptional regulator, whose product MPTETAPAYTYPDRDEIRIEPVLHALADPVRLEIVRQLAATGEIACGNLDVRVSKSTLTHHLRTLREAGVIMGRQQGTARYNSLRQKDLDALFPGLLNGILHAPR is encoded by the coding sequence ATGCCCACCGAGACCGCACCGGCCTACACCTACCCGGATCGCGACGAGATCCGCATCGAGCCGGTGCTGCACGCGCTGGCCGATCCGGTGCGGCTGGAGATCGTCCGCCAGCTGGCCGCCACCGGGGAGATCGCCTGCGGCAACCTCGACGTGCGGGTCAGCAAGTCAACGCTCACCCACCACCTGCGCACGCTGCGCGAGGCGGGCGTGATCATGGGCCGCCAGCAGGGCACGGCACGCTACAACTCGTTGCGCCAGAAGGATCTGGACGCACTCTTCCCCGGCCTGCTCAACGGAATCCTGCACGCGCCGCGGTAG
- a CDS encoding MFS transporter, whose translation MPIALLALAIGAFGIGTTEFVMMGVLPETAADFGVSIPTAGHLISGYALGVVIGAPLLTAVAVRLPRKTMLLAMMAMFTVGNLLFALSPNHEWGVIFRFLAGLPHGAFFGAGAVVASSLVGRENRAKAVSMMFVGLTLANVIGVPLGTLLGQQVGWRATFGVVAVIGLVAMAAIQKLVPFQGKPAEGSLRGELGAFRRPQVWFALAIVTFGLGGVFACLSYIAPMLTDVAGYAPGDVTLLLSLAGLGMTLGNLLGGRLADRALMPSLYVALTALAAVLAVFTVTAQGKVGAAITVFGIGVAGFMIGPMLQARIMEKAGGTPSLVSAAVQSAFNIANSIGAYLGGLVIAGGLGLVAPNWVGASLAVLGLSIAVVSGLLDRREQPTPAPVPA comes from the coding sequence GTGCCCATCGCGCTGCTCGCGCTCGCCATCGGTGCCTTCGGCATCGGCACCACCGAGTTCGTCATGATGGGCGTGCTGCCCGAGACGGCCGCCGACTTCGGGGTCTCCATCCCGACCGCGGGCCACCTGATCTCGGGATACGCGCTCGGGGTGGTGATCGGCGCGCCGCTGCTCACCGCCGTCGCCGTCCGGCTGCCCCGCAAGACGATGCTGCTCGCCATGATGGCGATGTTCACCGTCGGCAACCTGCTCTTCGCGCTTTCGCCCAACCACGAGTGGGGCGTGATCTTCCGCTTCCTGGCCGGCCTGCCGCACGGTGCCTTCTTCGGTGCCGGTGCCGTGGTCGCCTCCAGCCTGGTCGGCCGCGAGAACCGGGCCAAGGCGGTGTCGATGATGTTCGTCGGCCTCACCCTGGCCAACGTGATCGGCGTGCCGCTGGGCACGCTGCTCGGCCAGCAGGTCGGCTGGCGCGCCACGTTCGGCGTGGTCGCGGTGATCGGCCTGGTCGCGATGGCCGCGATCCAGAAGCTGGTGCCGTTCCAGGGCAAGCCCGCCGAGGGCTCGCTGCGTGGTGAGCTGGGGGCGTTCCGCCGTCCGCAGGTCTGGTTCGCGCTGGCGATCGTCACCTTCGGGCTGGGCGGCGTGTTCGCCTGCCTGTCCTACATCGCGCCGATGCTGACCGACGTCGCCGGGTACGCGCCGGGTGACGTGACGCTGCTGCTGTCGCTGGCCGGGCTGGGCATGACGCTGGGCAATCTGCTCGGCGGCAGGCTCGCCGACCGGGCGCTGATGCCGAGCCTGTACGTCGCGCTGACCGCGCTCGCCGCGGTGCTGGCCGTGTTCACGGTCACCGCGCAGGGCAAGGTGGGCGCCGCGATCACCGTGTTCGGGATCGGGGTGGCCGGCTTCATGATCGGGCCGATGCTGCAGGCGCGGATCATGGAGAAGGCCGGTGGCACGCCGTCGCTGGTCTCGGCCGCCGTGCAGTCGGCCTTCAACATCGCCAACTCGATCGGGGCCTACCTCGGCGGCCTGGTCATCGCGGGCGGTCTCGGCCTGGTGGCACCGAACTGGGTGGGCGCCTCGCTGGCCGTGCTCGGGCTGAGCATCGCCGTGGTCTCCGGCCTGCTGGACCGGCGGGAGCAGCCGACCCCGGCCCCCGTGCCCGCCTGA
- a CDS encoding pentapeptide repeat-containing protein: MEAETETGEDYRDAVLPGANWERRRFVGCDFTEADLRGLVTQGCTFDECDFTKADLGESRHTASAFRSCVFDRTVLADTTWESCSLLGSSFTQCRMRPISLRECDFTLASLGGARFAKVVLAGMRFREANFLDADLTGADLSGADLSGARLAGAKLEGADLRGAKLEARELRQANLAGARVDVDTALAFAAAHGLLVT, translated from the coding sequence GTGGAAGCAGAAACGGAAACCGGTGAGGACTATCGAGACGCGGTACTGCCCGGCGCGAACTGGGAGCGCCGCCGGTTCGTCGGCTGCGACTTCACCGAGGCCGACCTCCGCGGCCTGGTGACGCAGGGCTGCACCTTCGACGAATGCGACTTCACCAAGGCCGACCTCGGGGAATCCCGGCACACCGCGTCGGCGTTCCGCTCGTGCGTGTTCGACCGGACGGTGCTCGCGGACACCACGTGGGAGAGCTGTTCACTGCTCGGATCGTCCTTCACCCAGTGCCGGATGCGGCCGATTTCCTTGCGGGAGTGCGATTTCACCCTCGCGTCACTGGGCGGGGCGCGGTTCGCGAAGGTCGTGCTCGCCGGGATGCGCTTCCGAGAGGCCAACTTCCTCGACGCCGATCTCACCGGCGCCGACCTGTCGGGCGCGGATCTTTCCGGCGCCCGGCTCGCCGGGGCGAAGCTGGAGGGCGCCGATCTGCGCGGTGCCAAGCTCGAAGCCCGTGAACTCCGGCAGGCGAACCTCGCCGGCGCGCGGGTCGACGTGGACACCGCGCTGGCCTTCGCCGCCGCGCACGGCCTGCTGGTGACCTGA
- a CDS encoding TNT domain-containing protein, which produces MCRALPERTSQNVGVAQPTTQLNATEQDTLVKQIGLALLRAAPRDWQRVTAEYRAVGRYHELTGEIVTADGDSREWVATHDIATLFGRLRGGMYRDGRGTWFNARYQLDHPSSYNLEYDRDEPTWDLMPPPQAYADELRMFPRAEENIPEWLMRRMSGLGPERPGPRFRIARVFDGTDPAGHPVITRPDLDHDEQDRLLDYLDAAPVVVPGRGYDTDRLAEVPEAAVPIAFHSDGTWIWPAAVNYYLRTYGVSPEQDLIDHIHQHNFTVAEVPEATRQAAAGYVHNSGPPQRPGAPSSPPPVAPPAPVAPPAPAAPPEPQFEQFDEPQQSYNEAAYDDQYEAEYDDKTPQGQDQYATEPHAYPDPQDGYQPGFDDQGFTEPEPAAHGAHEVDIDDEDEFVPAGPDQATRFTPAPKPDVPAAAPTQVAMSPVAPGGPPPVEEPEPVEHGDPVLNDLQDKLDELRIPDEEYRIGEPAEHGWSLERIDAGWRVGWYDGELTNPAVFGDADDAAAFMLGKLLLNGRPQPRSQAQPPAAPPAPPPPQPQAPPPPPPQAPPAAPPTQVVAPVREEPPEPPQQPFRQPPPRQASTPVGALLDGDQAGPGLMTTLTPEVAPPAPPAPPSRPEPPARPPEPAPTQQVQVPPVEPPRPATPPAPPRPAPRREDPAAGGSGGGAGGQQWPIKPLAGEPPLTLFRGKELRELPAGSELDRFGGPNGNLTYVAGTPFEERSLVPEWVNRPYHVYRVQRPLEALAGIAIPWFNQPGGGAAYLLPASIEELLNEGDLIELDPGEPPVD; this is translated from the coding sequence ATGTGCCGTGCATTGCCGGAGCGGACCAGTCAAAATGTCGGGGTGGCTCAACCGACGACCCAGCTGAACGCAACCGAGCAGGACACCCTGGTCAAGCAGATCGGGCTGGCGCTTCTGCGTGCCGCCCCGCGTGACTGGCAGCGTGTCACCGCCGAGTATCGCGCCGTGGGCCGGTACCACGAGCTGACCGGGGAGATCGTCACCGCCGACGGTGATTCCCGCGAGTGGGTGGCCACCCACGACATCGCCACCCTGTTCGGCAGGCTCCGCGGCGGCATGTACCGCGACGGCCGGGGCACCTGGTTCAACGCCCGCTACCAGCTCGACCACCCGTCCAGCTACAACCTCGAGTACGACCGCGACGAGCCGACGTGGGACCTGATGCCACCGCCGCAGGCCTACGCCGACGAGCTGCGCATGTTCCCGCGCGCCGAGGAGAACATCCCCGAATGGCTGATGCGCCGGATGTCCGGCCTCGGCCCGGAGCGGCCCGGCCCGCGCTTCCGCATCGCCAGGGTCTTCGACGGCACCGACCCGGCAGGCCACCCGGTGATCACCCGTCCCGACCTGGACCACGACGAGCAGGACCGCCTGCTCGACTACCTCGACGCCGCCCCGGTGGTGGTGCCCGGCCGCGGGTACGACACCGACCGGCTGGCCGAGGTGCCCGAGGCCGCCGTGCCGATCGCCTTCCACAGCGACGGCACCTGGATCTGGCCCGCCGCGGTCAACTACTACCTGCGCACCTACGGCGTCTCGCCGGAGCAGGACCTGATCGACCACATCCACCAGCACAACTTCACCGTCGCCGAGGTGCCGGAGGCGACCAGGCAGGCCGCCGCGGGGTACGTGCACAACAGCGGACCGCCGCAGCGGCCGGGCGCGCCGTCGAGCCCGCCGCCGGTCGCCCCGCCCGCGCCGGTGGCGCCCCCGGCCCCGGCCGCGCCGCCGGAGCCGCAGTTCGAGCAGTTCGACGAGCCGCAGCAGTCGTACAACGAAGCCGCATACGACGACCAGTACGAGGCCGAGTACGACGACAAGACCCCCCAGGGCCAGGACCAGTACGCGACCGAGCCGCACGCGTACCCGGACCCGCAGGACGGGTACCAGCCGGGCTTCGACGACCAGGGTTTCACCGAGCCGGAGCCCGCCGCCCACGGCGCGCACGAGGTGGACATCGACGACGAGGACGAGTTCGTGCCGGCCGGGCCGGACCAGGCGACCAGGTTCACCCCGGCGCCGAAGCCGGACGTGCCGGCCGCCGCGCCCACCCAGGTCGCGATGAGCCCGGTCGCACCGGGCGGTCCGCCGCCGGTCGAGGAGCCGGAGCCGGTCGAGCACGGGGACCCGGTGCTCAACGACCTGCAGGACAAGCTGGACGAGCTGCGGATCCCGGACGAGGAGTACCGGATCGGCGAGCCCGCCGAGCACGGCTGGAGCCTGGAGCGGATCGACGCCGGCTGGCGGGTCGGCTGGTACGACGGTGAGCTGACCAATCCCGCGGTCTTCGGTGACGCCGACGACGCGGCCGCGTTCATGCTCGGCAAGCTGCTGCTCAACGGCCGTCCGCAGCCGCGGAGCCAGGCCCAGCCGCCCGCCGCGCCGCCGGCCCCGCCTCCGCCCCAGCCGCAGGCCCCGCCGCCCCCGCCACCGCAGGCACCCCCGGCGGCACCGCCGACCCAGGTGGTCGCCCCGGTGCGGGAGGAGCCGCCGGAGCCGCCGCAGCAGCCGTTCCGGCAGCCGCCGCCCCGCCAGGCGTCGACGCCGGTCGGCGCGCTGCTCGACGGCGACCAGGCCGGCCCCGGCCTGATGACCACGCTGACCCCGGAGGTGGCGCCGCCCGCGCCGCCCGCACCCCCGTCACGCCCCGAGCCGCCCGCCCGGCCGCCGGAGCCCGCGCCGACCCAGCAGGTGCAGGTCCCGCCGGTCGAACCGCCGCGCCCGGCCACGCCGCCCGCCCCGCCGCGTCCGGCCCCGCGCCGCGAGGACCCGGCCGCCGGTGGCAGCGGGGGCGGCGCTGGTGGCCAGCAGTGGCCGATCAAGCCGCTCGCCGGTGAGCCGCCGCTGACCCTGTTCCGCGGCAAGGAACTGCGCGAGCTGCCCGCGGGCAGTGAGCTGGACCGGTTCGGCGGGCCGAACGGCAACCTGACCTACGTGGCGGGCACGCCGTTCGAGGAGCGCTCGCTGGTGCCGGAGTGGGTGAACCGGCCGTACCACGTGTACCGGGTGCAGCGGCCGCTCGAAGCGCTCGCCGGCATCGCCATCCCGTGGTTCAACCAGCCCGGTGGCGGCGCGGCGTACCTGCTGCCCGCCTCGATCGAGGAGCTGCTCAACGAGGGTGACCTGATCGAGCTGGATCCCGGCGAACCGCCGGTGGACTGA
- a CDS encoding DMT family transporter, with the protein MSTVREPTGTVTAPERAPSVAAKVLGVSLAVFSGVTMAVQGRINGQLGVELGDPMLAAVFSFGGGLVLLLAALPFAPKMRKGVGRLRDAVRAGELRPWHCLGGLAGAMFVAGQALVVVAIGVAMFTVGVVAGQTVSSLAVDRAGLGPAGPRPLTWPRVVGAVLTLVAVLGSVSGGLGETDAGELWLMVLPLVAGFCVAVQQAVNGRVGAASGSALTATLGNFTVGFAALLLAWVISLLIRGGPSGFPSNPLLYAGGIVGILFISIASLVVRWTGVLLLGLAAIAGQLIGALLLDLLLPAHGEHLAPETIGGVVLALIAIGIAALGGGRRRARGLPQ; encoded by the coding sequence ATGAGCACTGTGCGTGAACCCACCGGAACCGTGACGGCGCCCGAACGCGCACCCTCGGTGGCCGCGAAGGTGCTCGGCGTGAGCCTCGCGGTGTTCTCCGGCGTGACGATGGCGGTGCAGGGCCGGATCAACGGCCAGCTCGGCGTCGAACTCGGCGACCCGATGCTCGCGGCGGTGTTCTCCTTCGGCGGCGGACTCGTCCTCCTGCTGGCCGCGCTGCCGTTCGCGCCGAAGATGCGGAAGGGCGTCGGCCGCCTCCGCGACGCCGTGCGCGCGGGCGAGCTGCGGCCGTGGCACTGCCTCGGTGGCCTGGCCGGCGCCATGTTCGTGGCCGGGCAGGCGCTGGTGGTGGTGGCGATCGGGGTGGCCATGTTCACCGTTGGCGTGGTCGCCGGGCAGACGGTGAGCAGCCTCGCGGTGGACCGCGCCGGACTCGGCCCGGCCGGTCCGCGCCCGCTGACCTGGCCCCGCGTGGTCGGCGCGGTGCTCACCCTGGTCGCGGTGCTCGGCTCGGTGTCCGGCGGGCTCGGCGAGACCGACGCCGGTGAGCTGTGGCTGATGGTGCTGCCGCTGGTCGCGGGCTTCTGCGTGGCGGTGCAGCAGGCGGTCAACGGGCGGGTCGGCGCGGCGTCGGGCAGTGCGCTGACCGCGACGCTGGGCAACTTCACCGTCGGCTTCGCCGCGCTCCTGCTCGCCTGGGTGATCTCGCTGCTGATCCGCGGCGGGCCGTCCGGCTTCCCGTCGAACCCGCTGCTCTACGCGGGCGGCATCGTCGGCATCCTGTTCATCTCGATCGCCTCGCTGGTGGTCCGGTGGACCGGGGTGCTGCTGCTCGGCCTGGCCGCGATCGCCGGTCAGCTGATCGGCGCCCTGCTGCTCGACCTGCTGCTGCCCGCGCACGGCGAGCACCTGGCGCCGGAGACGATCGGCGGGGTGGTGCTGGCGCTGATCGCGATCGGCATCGCCGCGCTGGGCGGCGGGCGGCGCCGGGCGCGCGGTTTGCCACAATGA